The Labilibaculum sp. sequence AAATATACAAAGCTTTATGTAATATGTAGTTGTTATGGATAGAAAATCAGAGAAGAAGTAATAATATGCCTAAACAAAAAGATATCTTATGGGAGAGTTCTGGAAGCCGAAAATAAAAAAAGCTCATCTGTGGTTCAGATGAGCTTCTTTATTTCTTTTGAAATCCGTTTATAGATTGATCACCTTATCGGCATCAGCCTGAAGGGTGATAATATCAGGCATACTTCCAACGGTTCCTACTTTTATTTGATCAGATAAATTAAAATAATCCAAACAGGTTTTGCAGGCAAGAAGCTGTACTCCTTTTTTGCTGAGATTTTGTAAGGCTTCTAAGGCAGGAGAGTTTTCACAGATTAATTTTACTCCTGCATTGTAAAAAACAATGATTTTGGGTGTTCGCCCATCAGCATCCAGAATTTTAAAATAGTTGGTAATTAATTTCAAAGCCAATTCTTCGCTGCCGGTTCCCATTCCATTCTGAGTAACCTGAATTAATGTATTTCGCTGCATATTATTTTATTTAACGCTGATATAAGGTTCATCTGTATTTGTACGCTCAATCATTTTCCCAATCGGATTTAGATCAAAGCCTTCGCTTTTGGCCAGAGCAACAAACTCGTTGATGTGATTATCGTCTACTGCTACCAAAAGGCCACCGCTTGTCTGCGGATCGCAAAGCAGTGATTTCTGGTCTTCGCTAATCGCTCCAATTAAATGTCCGTACGAAGCCCAGTTTCTTTTGGTTCCGCCAGGAGTACATCCTTGTTTAATTAATTCTTCTACACCCTCAATTTTAGGAACGGCAGCATAATCAATTTCAGCATTTACATTACTGCCTTCGCAGATTTCACCCAAATGACCCAATAAACCAAAACCGGTAACATCAGTCATCGATTTGATATAGGTTTGCTCACCAAAAACGATTCCAGCCTTATTTAGAGTGCACATTAAATCAACAACAATTTTATTGTTTTCGTGTGCTATTAATTTCTTTTTTTCGGCAGTGGTTAGTACTCCAATACCCAATGGTTTTGTAAGGAAAAGCGTGCAGTTTGGAGTTGCAGTGTTGTTTTTCTTTACCCGATCGGCAGCAACAAGTCCGTTTACCGAAAGACCAAAAACAGGATCGCCTATATTGATGGAATGACCACCGGCCAATTGAATTCCAGCATCAGCACAAACATCCCGGGCACCTTCCACTACTTTTTGAGCAATATCGGTTGATAATTTCTCTAAAGGCCAGGCCAAAATTGCCAAAGCCATAATTGGTTTTCCGCCCATAGCGTAGATATCACTGATGGCATTTGTTGCTGCAATTCGACCAAAATCGTAAGGATCATCAACAATTGGAGTAAAAAAATCGGTGGTACTGATTAAAGCTTGTCCATTTCCCAAATCGTAAACTGCTGCGTCATCTTTTGTATCGTTGCCCACCAACATCTTTGGATTGGGAATGGCAGGAGTACTGCTTTTTAGAATGCACTCCAGATCTTTAGGAGATATTTTACAGCCACAGCCTGCTCCAGGACTAAATTGGGTTAATTTTTTTGTTTCCATATTGTTTTTGAATCTAATAAACGGTGCAAAGATATTACTTTTTATGCTTCATTATTGGCAAACAAGATGCTTTATTGTTAGAATGTGGTATATTTTGAAAATGTAGTATTTGTGTTTAGATGAGGTGGTATTGAGTGGACAGAAAAAATCTAACCACAGAGAATACGGAGGTTCAAAGAGTTTTCCTAATTGGATTTCTTCCTGATCAATTAATAATTGTTAATTTTGGTTTTGTCTCAATATAAAATTAGAAACTTGATAACGATTAAAAATAGTTTAAAATCTTTTTCAATAGCCATTCTGGCATTTTTTCTTTCGGCTTGTTCTGCTCCATGTAATTTGCAGAAGGAGAAAAAATCATTTGATCAGATTTCCAAAACTAAATGTGAGACGTTTACCTGCGTTTCGGAAGTGGATACAATGATTCAAAACAAGCTGAAGAAGCAAGGGAAACGGATGCTTCAAATCTATTTGATTCGTCATGCAAAACCCAATGTGAAAAAGAATTGGTTTTATTCTGCTGATGAGGCCATGCAGTATGTGCTTGATTACAATTCGGTGCCAATTATTCCTTTCGATCCTTCTCTTGTGGTGGTAAACCTAAATTCCAATCATATTATTTATTGCTCCAGTTTACCTCGTGCGCAGGAAACGGCATTAAAAATTTTTGGAGATAAATTTCCGGTCGTTTCTGATTCTATATTTCGGGAATTTGAAATCAGAATGATATCGGCGAGTAGCTTTTTGAAAATGCCATTGGGAATTTGGCAGGCTTTTAGTCGGGGCAGTTGGATGCTGGGTTTTAATCATCGGGGCATCGAGAGCCGTAAAGAAGCAAGACTTCGAGCCAGACAAGCATCTGAAAATTTAATTAAAGTTGCTTATGATGAGGAAACCGCCGTTTTAGTTGCCCATGGCATGCTGAATGGTGCAATTGCCAAAGAATTGGAGAAGAAAGGATGGAAGCTGATTCAAAAGCAAGGGCATGTTAATCTTGGTGCTACCATCCTTGTTAAGATTGTGGATTCAAATGATTAAATGATATGGAATTCCACCAACAGCCACCTGTTCCCTGTTTTTACACAACTGTATAATTATTTTTTTCGAATCATCATTAATCCATGACGCATGGGAAGAATCAGATTTTCGACTCTGGGGTCTTCCTGAATAAATTGATTGAAATTTATTATCCCCTGAGTTTGCTGGTCGTTGTTTTCGACTTCTTCAATTACTTTACCATCCCATAAAACATCATCGGCCAAAATAAAACCGCCTTTATTTAGCTTCGGAAATACAGCCTCAAAATATTCGATGTATTGTCGTTTATCGGCATCAATAAAAATGAGATCGAAATTTTCGTCCAATTTTGGAATCATCTCAAGAGCATCTCCAATATGGAATTGAATGCGATCTTCAAATCCCGATCGCTTAATGTATTTACGGGTAAATTGTTCCAGTTCGTCGTTGCAGTCAATGGTGTGAATGATACAATCATCACTGGTTCCCATAGCCATGCTTATTGCCGAATATCCTGTATAGGTTCCAATCTCTAAAATGCGCAGGGGACGAATCATCTGGCAAGTCATCTTTAAGAATTTTCCCTGAAGATGACCCGACAACATTCTTGGGCGAAGCATTTTAACGTGAGTTTCACGGGAAAGATCCTTCAATACCAAATCTTCTGTTTCAGTATGCTGCAGTATATAATCTTCAAGTTCTTTATTAACTTCTATCATGCTTATTTGTACATCAAAGTGGTTAACAGATCTTTATTTAGAATTTCGTTGGCAACTTCAAGCAATTCTTCCGCTGTAATGCTCTCCACCTTTTGATACAATTCCTCCAATGAGTCAATTCGATTGTACAGCAAAAAGCTTTTAC is a genomic window containing:
- the yedF gene encoding sulfurtransferase-like selenium metabolism protein YedF, with amino-acid sequence MQRNTLIQVTQNGMGTGSEELALKLITNYFKILDADGRTPKIIVFYNAGVKLICENSPALEALQNLSKKGVQLLACKTCLDYFNLSDQIKVGTVGSMPDIITLQADADKVINL
- the selD gene encoding selenide, water dikinase SelD, producing METKKLTQFSPGAGCGCKISPKDLECILKSSTPAIPNPKMLVGNDTKDDAAVYDLGNGQALISTTDFFTPIVDDPYDFGRIAATNAISDIYAMGGKPIMALAILAWPLEKLSTDIAQKVVEGARDVCADAGIQLAGGHSINIGDPVFGLSVNGLVAADRVKKNNTATPNCTLFLTKPLGIGVLTTAEKKKLIAHENNKIVVDLMCTLNKAGIVFGEQTYIKSMTDVTGFGLLGHLGEICEGSNVNAEIDYAAVPKIEGVEELIKQGCTPGGTKRNWASYGHLIGAISEDQKSLLCDPQTSGGLLVAVDDNHINEFVALAKSEGFDLNPIGKMIERTNTDEPYISVK
- a CDS encoding histidine phosphatase family protein, whose amino-acid sequence is MITIKNSLKSFSIAILAFFLSACSAPCNLQKEKKSFDQISKTKCETFTCVSEVDTMIQNKLKKQGKRMLQIYLIRHAKPNVKKNWFYSADEAMQYVLDYNSVPIIPFDPSLVVVNLNSNHIIYCSSLPRAQETALKIFGDKFPVVSDSIFREFEIRMISASSFLKMPLGIWQAFSRGSWMLGFNHRGIESRKEARLRARQASENLIKVAYDEETAVLVAHGMLNGAIAKELEKKGWKLIQKQGHVNLGATILVKIVDSND
- a CDS encoding O-methyltransferase, with the protein product MIEVNKELEDYILQHTETEDLVLKDLSRETHVKMLRPRMLSGHLQGKFLKMTCQMIRPLRILEIGTYTGYSAISMAMGTSDDCIIHTIDCNDELEQFTRKYIKRSGFEDRIQFHIGDALEMIPKLDENFDLIFIDADKRQYIEYFEAVFPKLNKGGFILADDVLWDGKVIEEVENNDQQTQGIINFNQFIQEDPRVENLILPMRHGLMMIRKK